A part of Oncorhynchus clarkii lewisi isolate Uvic-CL-2024 chromosome 17, UVic_Ocla_1.0, whole genome shotgun sequence genomic DNA contains:
- the LOC139370380 gene encoding dual specificity mitogen-activated protein kinase kinase 7-like isoform X1 translates to MSSLEQRLSRIEEKLKQENKEARRRIDLNIDMSPQRSRPRPIIVIQLSPAPAPSQRAALQLPLANDGGGSRSSSSESSPQHHSYPSRPRHMLNLPTPQYGLVKSLENAEIDQKLQEIMKQTGYLKIDGQRYPAEVSDLISEGEIGSGTCGQVFKVRFKKTGHIIAVKQMRRTGNKDENKRILMDLDVVLKSHDCPYIIQCYGAIVTNTDVFIAMELMGTCAEKLKKRIQGPIPERILGKMTVAIVSALLYLKEKHGVIHRDVKPSNILLDNKGQIKLCDFGISGRLVDSKAKTRSAGCAAYMAPERIDPPDPSKPDYDIRADVWSLGISLVELATGQFPYKNCKTDFEVLTKVLQEDPPSLPLSMDFSLDFQSFVKDCLTKDHRKRPKYHKLLEHSFIRRYEVLVVDVAGWFQAVMERTESPRSSQCYSQHQLHSLFNR, encoded by the exons ATGTCGTCGCTGGAACAGAGACTCTCCAGAATCGAGGAGAAACTAAAGCAAGAAAATAAAGAAGCTCGTAGAAGAATTGACCTCAATATCGACATGAGTCCACAACGTTCACGTCCGAGGCCAA tCATCGTGATCCAGCTCAgtcctgctccagctccttcccAGCGTGCAG CTCTTCAGCTGCCCCTGGCTAACGACGGAGGGGGGAGTCGCTCCTCGTCCTCTGAGAGCTCACCCCAGCACCATTCCTACCCCAGCCGTCCGCGACACATGCTCAACCTGCCCACGCCACAGTACGGCCTGGTGAAGAGCCTGGAGAA TGCGGAGATAGACCAGAAGCTGCAGGAGATCATGAAGCAGACAGGCTACCTGAAGATCGACGGCCAG CGGTACCCAGCCGAGGTCAGTGACCTGATCAGCGAGGGGGAGATCGGCAGCGGTACGTGCGGTCAGGTGTTCAAAGTGCGCTTCAAGAAGACGGGCCACATCATCGCCGTCAAA CAAATGCGCCGGACAGGAAATAAGGACGAGAACAAGAGGATTCTGATGGATCTGGATGTTGTGCTGAAGAGCCACGACTGCCCTTACATCATCCAGTGCTACGGCGCCATAGTTACCAAC ACGGATGTGTTCATCGCAATGGAGCTGATGGGGACGTGTGCTGAGAAACTCAAGAAGAGGATCCAGGGGCCCATCCCTGAACGCATCCTGGGAAagatgactgtggca ATTGTGTCGGCTCTGCTGTACCTGAAGGAGAAGCACGGTGTGATCCACCGGGACGTGAAGCCCTCCAACATTCTGTTGGACAACAAGGGCCAGATCAAGCTGTGTGACTTTGGCATCAGCGGACGACTCGTCGACTCCAAGGCCAAGACCCGCAGCGCCGGCTGTGCTGCCTACATGGCT CCTGAGAGAATAGACCCCCCAGATCCCAGCAAGCCTGACTATGACATCCGAGCAGACGTCTGGAGCCTGGGCATCTCTCTG GTGGAGCTGGCCACAGGACAGTTCCCCTATAAGAACTGCAAGACTGACTTTGAGGTCCTGACCAAAGTGCTGCAGGAAGAccctccctcgctccccctcAGCATGGACTTCTCCCTCGACTTCCAGTCCTTCGTCAAAGACTG CCTCACAAAGGATCACAGAAAAAGGCCAAAATACCACAAGCTGCTC GAGCACAGTTTCATTCGGCGCTATGAGGTGCTGGTGGTGGACGTGGCGGGCTGGTTCCAGGCGGTGATGGAGCGCACTGAGTCGCCGCGCAGCAGCCAATGTTACAGCCAGCACCAGCTCCACTCGCTCTTCAACAGGTAG
- the LOC139370380 gene encoding dual specificity mitogen-activated protein kinase kinase 7-like isoform X2, whose amino-acid sequence MSSLEQRLSRIEEKLKQENKEARRRIDLNIDMSPQRSRPRPTLQLPLANDGGGSRSSSSESSPQHHSYPSRPRHMLNLPTPQYGLVKSLENAEIDQKLQEIMKQTGYLKIDGQRYPAEVSDLISEGEIGSGTCGQVFKVRFKKTGHIIAVKQMRRTGNKDENKRILMDLDVVLKSHDCPYIIQCYGAIVTNTDVFIAMELMGTCAEKLKKRIQGPIPERILGKMTVAIVSALLYLKEKHGVIHRDVKPSNILLDNKGQIKLCDFGISGRLVDSKAKTRSAGCAAYMAPERIDPPDPSKPDYDIRADVWSLGISLVELATGQFPYKNCKTDFEVLTKVLQEDPPSLPLSMDFSLDFQSFVKDCLTKDHRKRPKYHKLLEHSFIRRYEVLVVDVAGWFQAVMERTESPRSSQCYSQHQLHSLFNR is encoded by the exons ATGTCGTCGCTGGAACAGAGACTCTCCAGAATCGAGGAGAAACTAAAGCAAGAAAATAAAGAAGCTCGTAGAAGAATTGACCTCAATATCGACATGAGTCCACAACGTTCACGTCCGAGGCCAA CTCTTCAGCTGCCCCTGGCTAACGACGGAGGGGGGAGTCGCTCCTCGTCCTCTGAGAGCTCACCCCAGCACCATTCCTACCCCAGCCGTCCGCGACACATGCTCAACCTGCCCACGCCACAGTACGGCCTGGTGAAGAGCCTGGAGAA TGCGGAGATAGACCAGAAGCTGCAGGAGATCATGAAGCAGACAGGCTACCTGAAGATCGACGGCCAG CGGTACCCAGCCGAGGTCAGTGACCTGATCAGCGAGGGGGAGATCGGCAGCGGTACGTGCGGTCAGGTGTTCAAAGTGCGCTTCAAGAAGACGGGCCACATCATCGCCGTCAAA CAAATGCGCCGGACAGGAAATAAGGACGAGAACAAGAGGATTCTGATGGATCTGGATGTTGTGCTGAAGAGCCACGACTGCCCTTACATCATCCAGTGCTACGGCGCCATAGTTACCAAC ACGGATGTGTTCATCGCAATGGAGCTGATGGGGACGTGTGCTGAGAAACTCAAGAAGAGGATCCAGGGGCCCATCCCTGAACGCATCCTGGGAAagatgactgtggca ATTGTGTCGGCTCTGCTGTACCTGAAGGAGAAGCACGGTGTGATCCACCGGGACGTGAAGCCCTCCAACATTCTGTTGGACAACAAGGGCCAGATCAAGCTGTGTGACTTTGGCATCAGCGGACGACTCGTCGACTCCAAGGCCAAGACCCGCAGCGCCGGCTGTGCTGCCTACATGGCT CCTGAGAGAATAGACCCCCCAGATCCCAGCAAGCCTGACTATGACATCCGAGCAGACGTCTGGAGCCTGGGCATCTCTCTG GTGGAGCTGGCCACAGGACAGTTCCCCTATAAGAACTGCAAGACTGACTTTGAGGTCCTGACCAAAGTGCTGCAGGAAGAccctccctcgctccccctcAGCATGGACTTCTCCCTCGACTTCCAGTCCTTCGTCAAAGACTG CCTCACAAAGGATCACAGAAAAAGGCCAAAATACCACAAGCTGCTC GAGCACAGTTTCATTCGGCGCTATGAGGTGCTGGTGGTGGACGTGGCGGGCTGGTTCCAGGCGGTGATGGAGCGCACTGAGTCGCCGCGCAGCAGCCAATGTTACAGCCAGCACCAGCTCCACTCGCTCTTCAACAGGTAG